A stretch of DNA from Cryptococcus neoformans var. grubii H99 chromosome 14, complete sequence:
tccctccgttcctccttctccagatAGGTTGAGCGGAGCATAAGGTTAATGGGTCCTCCGCCAGCCCTGCCAGGCTGTGCGATTGGTCGCTGTATGAGTCAACCCGTGGAAGAGCATTGCCCATGTTAACTGTGTCTCGTCATGTTCTGCTCGTTTTGAGTGGGATTGGTGCGGTCGGTTTACTTATTTGCCATGCCGTTTTGGCTAGGTGAATGGGCTGCTGGTAGGTGGTGCCAGGTCTGACTATCTCATGTTGGTCTGGATTACCTTTGTAGCAAAAATCTTTTGACATTTCATATATTCTAGTTTTGTGAGtatcctttcctcttttttttttcattgcCTTCCCATCTATCACATCGTATGATGATACAACCTCCTAATCGTATTCACACTGTGCGACTCTTCGGAGCATGCGCGTAACCTTCCTTACAACGGTATCTGATACTCtacttctctttctttatGTTCTCAACTGGTTGAAACGTTCTGTTGCTGACAATTGAAAAGGTTTTCTAGGTTGAATTGTGTTACCATCAGATATCACTGTCTCGCAGCTATATGCATGACCTATTGTATTGCTATTTCTTCCCTGCCATCTGCTTTACTCTTGGCAGCTTACATCGACTGTTATTCACTCCGCTATTCACTCCCCCTCTGAAGAGTTCTCGTCTGCTTTTAGCACTTTGATGGCGAGCACTTTCATAAGGCTGGGAAAGAGCAAACTCGCCCTATGGATTTCGGCTTTGTCCTTGCATCAGCGGTGGACTGGGTCGATTGAAAGGGCGTGTACATAATTCTATAATTTCGTCATTATGCATTTATCGTTCGCGCTCGCCTAACGTGGTCTTATGTTACAGCTCAATCATTTCATACAATACACTATCTACAACCAGCTGTCTAAGTGATACAGCAAACTCCTTTCCAAAACATGACTCAAGCCAAGCAGCACCTAACACACGCTTCAACCCCTTGCTTGAAGCCATGCTCCCATTCCCAAGCAGCATGGCCAAGCTTATGCCCCTGGCTTTCAAACTCTGCTTGACGCCTTACCGCCCATTGGTGCACAAAACCCATCTCGCTAGGTGATCCTTGGACgctcaagaagatgagagcaTCGTCCCATCCTTGAGAGAATCCGGGAGCGTACATATCTGGATTGGGAGAACCGCCATTTGCGGCCCAATAATCAGCGTGGGATTCTAAAATTGTTCAAAAGAACGTTCCGTCAGCGCTTTTCGCAGTTTGACAACTAGGGGGAGATATTTGCTAGACTTACTGTGCCCGTTCTGCAACTCTTGATCCTTGATATGACTCGGTGGCGCCCCTTTAAACTGCCGGCTTCCAACCCACCCAGGCAGGATCTCTGCCTGACTCGCATTGGTCGCCGACCAGCCAGCGTCCCAACCTTCACCTTTCTTGTAAGTCCAAAACCAATATCCCCCCGAGTGAGATTCGAATATCTCCAGCTGGGCTTGGACGAATGCCCGTCTTTGAGCATCTTTCTCTCCGTCAGGCATTCCTTGAGGGAAGGACCGAGGGTCCAGGGAGGCGGACCATTCGCCCACGACGAGAGATCCTTTGGCGGCTTCGCATTGCTGGGCAAACCTACCTCTGAAACCAAATCTGAGATTGTTTGCATGATCTGTCCCGGTTTGACATTTGTCCTCTTCGGTGAAACACCTATAAAGGTGATGGTCTAATACGACGAAATCGCCTCTCGATCCGACCCAACTAGCATAATGGTCCGTATCCCATGCGTCTGAGCAGTAGATTGGGAAATCGGGCGGAGCGACTTTGCGCACTTCGTCAATAGTCTTGCTGTACCATGATTGTAGTTTGCGATTGTTCTGGGGCTCGTTGAGGAGTTCTAGACCGACAATGTGGGGGACAGAAGCGAACTTAGATGCTAGAAAGCGAAGTGCAAGTGAGGTAGAGGCTTGGTTAGCATGGGTATCCCAGAATGATACTTTGCCGCGAGAAAGGCCAGCATGGGCTGTATAAAGGCAGTTACGGTTAATGTTGCTGGATCTAAATGGCTACCTTGCCGtaaaaactcaccatctGGATTCTGAGCACCGGCCGCACCGTGCAGGTCTAATTGTGGTACGGTCGAAAGGTGTCAGTACCTAATGTTTTAAGAAGTGATCCGATGGCAAATGTCAACTCATGACTAACCTATAAGCACTCCTAAACCGTAAGACGCTGCCATCTCGACAGCTCTCTCGATTCTCCCCCAAGCACCTTCAAAAACATAGCGAAATGGTTCAAAATCAGTGTCTTTCAAAACTTCGGGGAGAGGCCCGCAGAGGTGATAGTATGCAATCTGAGCCCAACCAAGATACCGTCAGCAAGTAATTCGTGTCTGTAATAGACTTACTGGCAGTCGGACACTGTTAAACCCCCTAGACGCAATCCATCTCATATCATCCTCGGTGATCCAAGTATCCCAATGCTCCTCTAAAATCCTCTTTGCGTCCTTCCCACTAGCGACATCATAGTCACTTTGGCCCGGAGGTTTAGCCCCTTTAAAAGCTTGAGGGCAGATCCACTGCTCGAGAGAGAACCATGATCCCAAATTGACACCTCGTTGCTTGCGGTAACGGAAGATTGCGCTAGGGCCGAGGGGGattgaaggtggtggaggaggaaagtcGTAAGGGGGGGAGGATTGGGTGAATTGATCTTTAAACTTTGAGAACACACCCATTGTTGATTGTTTGTTGATTGAAGTGGAGAAACAGATTGAGCTTTTGGCTGTTGGTGAGTATTAATGTAAAAATTCTCGGTGATATTGATAGGAACCTGTGCACAAAATTCAAGGAACAAACGAATGTCTTTGTTGTGCAGAATGACGTCGTGATCAACGCGATACACTTCTTTCGTTTCATCTTCAGGCCTAACAAGCTCGAGCCTAGAAACCCAATCTTGGCGAGCCTAATATGTTCCTAGTTAACCTCATTATCAGAGTCAACAAGTTACACGCTTCGGAGATGAGCAGATTGACAGTGATTTCAGCCTCACTTTTTAGTACGCGTAACAAAGCAAAACGCGGGTGCATCATCGTCTTGCACTTTGGCCTCTTGGCCTCACTCGAGTCGTCTCTCAAACCAAATACATCATAAGCAGATTCGAAAGAACGACGTTCACACCCAAAAGGCAAGTGGTAAAAGCGAGTAAACCCGTCGAAGCGATTTGATTCGTCGAGAAGCGTAAAATGCCGGTTATCTCTGTTACCGATAAGCCCGGAGATTTTGGGTGTCTCGCACGCCGGTTATTGGTTGGTGGAGGACTGTGGTGGAGGGTGATTTCCAACGATCCGTATAGTTCCCACTGATAATTTCCACAGATCAACCTTCTATCGCCCTTCTCAGCCGACGGGGAGCCGATAGCCTTGAGACAACAACTGCATATATAAGACCTGCCTTCCCAGATTTACCAGTGACTCCCACAGCTTTCACTTCCCAGTTCTTTCCATCGACCAATCAGTCTGTTTCAACACTTGCACAAACGAGATAACGATACAATGTCCCTCCCTCAAGGCATCTACCTCACTGCGCCCATCCCCAAGGGCGGAGAGCACATCCTCTCGACCGAAGCTCTGGAGTTCCTCGCTGTACTCCACAGGACATTCAACAAGCGAAGGTTGGAATTGTTGAAAAACCGTGAAAAAGTACAGGCTGAGCTGGACCAAGGCAAGCCCCTCTCGTTCCTCCCAGAGACCAGGGAGATTAGGGAGAATCTTGCTTGGAGCTGTGCCCCTCCTGGTCCAGGGCTTGAAGACCGTCGGTATGTCCTTTTCTTATTCTTATTAGCGTGGACTGGAACTGAGCAAGGATGCAGGGTTGAGATCACCGGCCCAACCGACAGGAAGATGGTCGTCAACGCTTTGAATTCTGGTGCTAAGACTTTTATGGCTGACTTTGAAGGTGAGTCGACCGTTGTTACTTGGGCGACGCATTATACTGACAAATGTTGAGGATAGACTCCAACTCTCCTACATGGTCAAACATGGTTCTCGGACAGGTCAACCTTTATGACGCTATCCGGTAAGTTACCTTCATATATCGCAAATATTCAAGGAGAGACCTGACCTGGAAGAATAGACGACAAATTGATTTTGAGATCAATGGCAAGGCTTATAAGCTCTCCGAGAAGCCCGCTGTGCTTTTGGTTCGGTGAGCCATATTTTTTGAACTCTCGACTTTTTCCATTAATATTTCCAATAAGACCTCGAGGATGGCACCTCCCCGAACCTCGTTTAATTATCGACGGTACTCCCATGTCCGGATCCCTCTTTGACTTTGGTCTCTACTTTTTCCACAACGCCCGCGAACTCATCTCCCGAGGTTCTGGACCTTACTTCTACCTCCCCAAGATGGAGCACCACCTCGAAGCTCGACTTTGGAACGATGCCTTCTGCCTTGCAACAAGTCATTTGGGTGTTCAGCAGGGTGTAATTAGGGCAACTGTATTGATTGAGACTTTGCCTGCGGCATTccaaatggaagagatttTGTATGAGTTGAAGGAACACTCTGCGGGTTTGAACTGTGGACGATGGGATTACATCTTCAGTTTGTAAGTGGCTACTGGTCTTTTGTCTCGGCTCTGGAAATGGGAATAAATCTGATGAGACGTAGCATCAAGAAGCAACGTGCCCATAAGAACTGTGTCTTCCCTGACCGATCTGACGTTACCATGACTGTCCCCTTCATGGACGCTTACGTCCGTCTCCTCATCCAGACTTGCCATAAGTAAGCGCACACTTCGCCCTATCTCCCAATTCCACCTACTCTCCTAAGCCACAGCTAACCACCGATAAACAGACGAAAGGTAGCCGCCATGGGAGGCATGTCCGCTCAGATTCCTATCAAGAACGATCCCGCTGCCAACGAGCGTGCCATGTCCAAAGTTCGCGCCGATAAGCTCCGTGAAGTCACTGCCGGCCATGACGGCACATGGGTTGCTCACCCAgccctcatctccatcgccCTTGAGATCTTTAACCAACACATGCCCGGTCCTAACCAGTACCACATCCGCCGCGAAGATGTTACTGTCACAGACAAGCAGATTGCCGATCCCTCTGTTCCTGGCAAGATTACAGAGCAAGGGTTGAGGGATAATGTGAGCGCGGCATTGTCGTATTGTGCGGCATGGATTAGTGGGAATGGGTGTGTGCCGATTAATCATTTGATGGAGGACGCTGCGACGGCGGAGATTGCAAGGGTGCAGCTTTGGCAGTGGTGCAAGTATGGCTCTAAAACTGtaagtcttcttcatctttctctctGTCTCCTCTATGGCTgaactcttcctttttctttttctgtcAGGACTCGGGAAAAGACATCAACCCTTCTTACGTCCAGACTATCCTCTCTGAAGAAGCATCCAAAGTCTCAAAACTCCCTGGTATTGACCCATCTCACGTCAAGATTGCGTCCGAGTACATGGCCCAGCAGGTCAAGGCGGAATGGCCGAGTGATTTCTTGACAAGTGATTTGTTGGGACATCTTGAAGGCGTCGGTACCAAGGGCGGCGCCAAGGCTAGTCTTTAAACTAAAGATGTGATCGCGTGAATGCAGGAATATTTAATCAGTGTTCAAGTAAGCAGTATGTATAGTATTGGAAGTCGTCCTTCAAAAAGGATagaatgagaatgaagCTGGCTACTTGCACATTTATTGAAGTGTTAGGAATCTCTTATGGTCGTTGGCCCCCCCACCGACCTCCAGCAGTCTCTCTCCCGAAAAAAGTACAAGTGAGGTAATCTTATCTCGGGCATGGCCGGCAACCGAACGTTAATAATAAGCCGTCAGCCATCCTCGAATGTTGAAAACACTGCCGACAAGAACActgcaaaagaagattgtTCATTGTTTTATACACACCTTTCTCTATCTTGATGTCCACATGATCGATCCAAATGGTACATATATATCATCCCGCACTTCAGCTTAAGAAAATGGATAAACTGTAATAAGTCACCGCGCAAACTGCGCTGAACCTcgttttccttcttctcgccaaaCATCATGAAATCGGTGACTTCCGCTAATCAATGATGTCATTCTGCCCAGAGTAAACACCGCCTTTGTGTATAAGGTGCCTTGTATTTCGGCTAAAAAGGGTCGTTGCTACCGTGTTTGGATGTCTGCGAGATGTTTACACAGCGAATGTGCGGTGCTGTGCCCTCGCTTGATGGGCGATGGGTGGCAACGACGAATGGAGTGGATATAAGCAGCCAATATCTTCTATTTTCGCTTTTCTTTTGCATTACACGACAAGACTTCCCATTCTGACTTTGAATCGACCCTCGTGAATTACGAAATCCTTTGATTCGAAGGTGAGTCAAAGTGGGCGAAATGTCTGGATGTTTAGCTCTTAGCTTCTTGAGCTGACAGTTTCCTGCCTTTTAGCTACTACCTTGCAAACTAGTCCTCGAACATTTCTATTAGTGCTTTCGACCTCCCAACACTCACTTTCTTTCATTACCTTTACGCGGACACTCACAACTAAACTGCCATCATGGGTTTCGGTCCAATCCATTGTGGATCATTTTTGCTGTTATCAGCCGCTGTACTCTTACTAGTCGCTACCAGTAAgtttccatctcttcgtAACATACGTTGAACAAATCTGATCCTCCGTGTCCTTCTCAGTTTCTGCACCCGTCATAGGTCAAATATCCTTCCTTGATATCACGACAGGGTCATCAAAAGCAACATTTGGTGTCTTTGGATACTGTTCAAATATCATTGTAGGGACTGTTCACCCTTTCATAATGAATATTCACTGATATTTGATCAGGGCTCAGATACTTGTAGCGAAAGACAAATCGGCTATAATATCGCCGATGTGACTGGTAATCTTACTGACTATACCTATGTCAACAACTCTCTTGCAAATGTTACCAAAGCCTTCATTCTCCACCCCATCGCATGCGGTATCGCCTTCCtatctttcctcatcgccCTATGCTCAGACCATCTCGGTTTCCTATTTGCCGCCTTCATTGCTCTCTTGGCATTCATCGTCTCCCTTGTCGCGATGATCATCGACTTTATTGTCTTTGGAATCGTCAAACATGAAATCAATGAGCATACCAGCGCGAGTGCAGACTTCGCAGCTGCTATCTGGTTGGTATTAGCAGCCACGATCATCTTGTTTTTCTCAACATTTGTGGTGTGCTTCTCTTGTTGCACTaacaggaggaggatgagggatAGGGAGTATCAGGCGGCGCCAATGACTGAAAGGAAGTGGTGGCGTCGAGCGTAAGGAGGGGAATCTCGGTTTTGATAAATCTTAACGTTATGATATGTATCTAGTATATTTAATATATTttgccatcttcatctcgctTCTGTATCTAACGGACCTTACTAT
This window harbors:
- a CDS encoding cytoplasmic protein, whose amino-acid sequence is MGVFSKFKDQFTQSSPPYDFPPPPPSIPLGPSAIFRYRKQRGVNLGSWFSLEQWICPQAFKGAKPPGQSDYDVASGKDAKRILEEHWDTWITEDDMRWIASRGFNSVRLPIAYYHLCGPLPEVLKDTDFEPFRYVFEGAWGRIERAVEMAASYGLGVLIDLHGAAGAQNPDAHAGLSRGKVSFWDTHANQASTSLALRFLASKFASVPHIVGLELLNEPQNNRKLQSWYSKTIDEVRKVAPPDFPIYCSDAWDTDHYASWVGSRGDFVVLDHHLYRCFTEEDKCQTGTDHANNLRFGFRGRFAQQCEAAKGSLVVGEWSASLDPRSFPQGMPDGEKDAQRRAFVQAQLEIFESHSGGYWFWTYKKGEGWDAGWSATNASQAEILPGWVGSRQFKGAPPSHIKDQELQNGHKSHADYWAANGGSPNPDMYAPGFSQGWDDALIFLSVQGSPSEMGFVHQWAVRRQAEFESQGHKLGHAAWEWEHGFKQGVEACVRCCLA
- a CDS encoding malate synthase A, with protein sequence MSLPQGIYLTAPIPKGGEHILSTEALEFLAVLHRTFNKRRLELLKNREKVQAELDQGKPLSFLPETREIRENLAWSCAPPGPGLEDRRVEITGPTDRKMVVNALNSGAKTFMADFEDSNSPTWSNMVLGQVNLYDAIRRQIDFEINGKAYKLSEKPAVLLVRPRGWHLPEPRLIIDGTPMSGSLFDFGLYFFHNARELISRGSGPYFYLPKMEHHLEARLWNDAFCLATSHLGVQQGVIRATVLIETLPAAFQMEEILYELKEHSAGLNCGRWDYIFSFIKKQRAHKNCVFPDRSDVTMTVPFMDAYVRLLIQTCHKRKVAAMGGMSAQIPIKNDPAANERAMSKVRADKLREVTAGHDGTWVAHPALISIALEIFNQHMPGPNQYHIRREDVTVTDKQIADPSVPGKITEQGLRDNVSAALSYCAAWISGNGCVPINHLMEDAATAEIARVQLWQWCKYGSKTDSGKDINPSYVQTILSEEASKVSKLPGIDPSHVKIASEYMAQQVKAEWPSDFLTSDLLGHLEGVGTKGGAKASL